CTCGACAACATTTATGGGGAAATGGTGGTGGCACTAAAGCATGGAAATCACACCAGGTTTTACGCTGCTCTTGAAAACGCACGCGACTGGTTCATTGATAGAGATCTCTATGTTCTTCTGAAGTCACGAGCCTTCACGTTGCTTGATCGAGGGTCTCTCAAGGTCATATATGAGTGGTCAGTCGCACAAGGAAATCCTGCCATCGACTACGGGACCGTTGCAAGAGGTCTTGATTTTGCTACACAAAACGGTGGTTACGCACAGCAAGTCCTGGCTCCTCAAATGATGGGAGGAGGTAGTGCCAAATTGACCTCGACGCAGGTAGAAGCGATTCTTGTGGCTCTCATTGACCAAGGGTTTATCAAGGGAAAACTTCAAGCTACGGGCCAACGACTCATCCATGCGAAAGCGAACGTATTCCCGCCagtgtgtgttgttttgGGATCACGCCAGAGCTCATTGAAGCTGAAGGATGATGAACACTGGATGGAGTCATAGTTCCCACAAGATTGTAATGTAGATATTTATATGACCAAATAATAACATAATTCAAACAGAAAGTAGGGTGTTCCCATAGAAATGGGCGCCCGTATCAGTAAGTGGAGTTAGTTTTGAAGCTCTGATACTAATGGAGGTGCATTTGAGACGTGCACCATTTGATTAAGGTTTCGTGATCAAGATCATTTCCCCGGCACTATCACTTCCGTCAGGTGAGCCTGTAGACCCTGGGCGAATATTGCATACGACGCGTTCTGCACACGGTGAGTATTCAGTTTGATTCTACTATGATCGACTCTAACACATAAGGGAGGACGGGACATCTGAGTCTGAGGACGAACAGCATATTTATGACGAAACGAGCGGCACCCATACATTCACCAATGGCTGACAGAGTACCACGACGAGTTAATGTCAACCTGCCGTCGCAATTACAGGGAGATATTGAGATTACGCACTCCAGTAGTACAACGGCAGCGACTCCAACAGGTCAATCCAGCACTGCTAGCATGTCAAAAGATGGAGAACCAAAACCACCTGCCTCATGGAGCACCAACCAAGCAGGACTCTCGTCGAGGGTACCCCCAAAATTGGCAACATCACCATTAAAATCCACGTCTACGGGATCTCCTAAAATATCTCCAGCAAAGTCACCCTTGAGAACGGCGGGACCGAGACCCTCGGCGCCTTCAGGGATTGATACTCACTGTTATGCGGCTACTGAGCACGGGACTAACAAGAGTCGAGATGCTCTTGTGTCCGAAATGCTTTGGGATTACCTCTCTGGGAATCCGATCCTCCACACCAAGGTACAGAAGGTGCGCCATGATATTTCCAACCTGAAAATGGAGTATAGAAACGGATGGCATGACCCAAAAATGATTATGCACTTGTTCGATATGGCCTATGACGACAGAGGAAAACATGCCACCGATTTTCTACACACCGCTGGGCACCAATTGCAGCTGATCTGGACGTTTGATCCAACACTAACAAGAGCCATGGAACAGACAGGCGATGGCATGAAAGACATCATCTATTGCTGTCTCGCGATAATCAAAAAGAAGCGTCCAAGCCTAACACTATCCGAAGTTGTGAGGCAGATCATCAATGCGATGCCTCAGAGAATAGATGGCCTGACTAAATGCATGAATCTCGCTGTTGACGTTGCTAAAAAACCGCCTTCCCCCGGCTGGGAAGAACTGATGATCAGGTCAAGTCGGCACGGTGGCTTACTATCGTTACGTCCCAATGAAAGCGAGATTGTTGCTGATGGACTCCAGGTGCTATGTGATAGCCCCTGGCCTCAAATGGAGTGTGTGATTattggtgttgttgaaATTGTGATGTCTAAAACACAGAACAAGTTCACGCCTACTCAGATTATTCAGGATATGATGCGGTTAATTGGAAATTCCAAAGTTTCTCCAATTTTGGGCTTCAGAAACCCCTATCAGCTTCAATGTAGGCTACAAGCAACACTTCTCGCCTTGAAGTTCATGGAACCACTGCTATTCTCCCTGCCGGACGTGAAACCTGGTAAAAACGgtaagagagagaagaatGAAGAAGCTCGTGCTCCTATAAAGCGGCATTTTTCAGAATACCGACCTAATCAACTCAAACGATCTGCTGGCCCTTCTAATGCTACAGATGTGCATGTCTCTTTGACTTCTGTCGGAAAGCCGAAGCTCATCTCTCCTAGAAAGCTGAGAACCCTGGAAATTGAAACCAAGCTGGCGGAAATGGCTTGTAAACGCACTATAAGAGATTTCACAGGTGTCACGCCGTCTGTTAAGGCCGTTCAGGAGCAAAAGACGGTAGCTACTGCACCACGACCGCGAAAGCCAGCCGAAACTATACCTACAAAGCTATCCTtagaagatggagagacTGCGAATGGAGCGAAATTACTAAACACCCACGAGATAGCCAGGTCATCTACAACGGAGTTCGCGGCAGAGTCAGCCTCTGGTGTTGTCTCACAGAGCCGAAAGTCGTTGTTTGAAGACAGCAAGCGGTTTGATTTATCCGCCAACATGTCTTCAGAACAACGAATAAACGAAGAAATAGGGGATCTTCTGGATAATGTCTCTTCGAACGAGCCTCTTATTCCTCCAGCACAGACAACGATGGCGGGTGTACCTTCTGTTCCCATTGTCGAGCGACTTCATGCTCCAACTTCTGTATGCATAAAGGAAGAGTCTAAGGATATCGCTTTCAGAAACAGTGCCAAGCTTTCAGTAACCGACGCGGTAGCCAAAATAgcccatctccaacccGGAGTTGGAAAGTACATCGAGTCTATCCAAGGTCATGACCCGCATGTAGCTAAGGCATTTCTGGTTCGCTTGGTTATGAGTGGCCAAGTTGATGTTGGCACTACACTAGGGCACGTGAAACAACTGAAAATACGCTACCCTCGCCACGAGTTCTTCTTTTCACCTAAGGATGATAAACTGCTACTACAGCTTATGCGGGGAGCCGGCGCGAAGCCCTCCAAGCTCAATCGTCTGTTCAAGAGGCATCTCTCTTCTGATATTGACATGCGAATGAAGTTCCTAGGCTATCTGAAAACCAGAAAAGACAATTAACGATCGATGGACTTGTGTGCAGTGTTTTATTATCAATACATTCACTATACAAAGTAATCGTAATAATGAGCAGCTGTCTTAACATCTTAACACGTGTTCTTGGCAACAGCTGTGCTCCAATTCAAGccgtcaccaccaccttaCCAACTCGTTCTTCACTCCCGATAAATAGCTGCGGACGCCAAGCCATTTCCATCTGATAACACTGCCAAGAATTACACCTGCGCAAGAAAACACATGATATTTTTATTGTATGCATCACCATGCTACCCCGCAGTAATGACGTTACAATGTATCATACCGTACATACTTAGCTAGTGTACATGGACAGTAGATACGATCCAGTGCAGGTTGAGCCTGGGAAAGAACTGGCTGATACGACAAACGCAATCCTCTTTGAAACAGGTGACACGCTATATCGGTATATGCTTTTGGCTTATCTCACAACGATGAGTCGTCCGTAATTTTTCAACATCTACTGTTGCTATCATTACCGTTACGATGGTGCATACTAATTCTGTTTCCGGAAGATTAGTCTAGTCTAACGTTGCCGCTAAAACCCCTGTATGGTACAGAACAGTACCTTCACCAcggctacagtacaagtacagtaggacAATGCATTACATGGGCATGGGCTGGAGGTCTAGGCGGGGTTACGCAGCTGAAACCAATGGAAGAGCAGAAACgatatatacaagtacagtgcaAAAGAtcagagacacagacaaTATGTTGCATTAAAATTTTGAAACATGGCGATGACTTATCTCTCTGTGGGCTAGTGTTTCAATGAGGTAACATCCTGGTACATGGAAGCACCAACATACAAATCACGACATGCAACCAAGACTAACACCAAGAGTCGGGAATGTCCAAGAATGGTATGACCGAGAGGAAATGCTGTTTTAAGAAGTCTTTTCATATGCAACAGAGCCGTATCTGAAAGCGCAATCCATGTGACATTGAAACCAAGCAGACAAGAGGGTACCAGAGTGTGATTGTTCCATTATCTTTAGGGGATGTATAAATACCAAGAGACCACCAGGTTTTTAGACATAAACAACTGCAACAGCCATGAAGTTACTCTCTATTCTTCTCTGGATCTCAATTGGTCTCTGCGCGGCCATCCCCCAGCTCGAAAATGACTATGCCAAACTTCTGAGTCTcatggagctggagaaacGAACAATGCCCCATGAAAAGTCTGAAAAGTCTGAAAACTCAACTATTGTCTTGTTCAGTGGAAAAGCTTCTATTTCAGAAAAGCTAGCTCACGTTGGATCCTTGGTGGATAAGGGCATCCTTATCACAAAGCTCTACGATATCTCCAACAATACTGCAGGAAACGGTGTGATTGGTTACGTTGGTTCTTTTACTCAAAGAGAAGTACAGTCTATTGAAGACTCTGATACTATTATTGACTCTGTGTTTGCAGATACTCTGGTCTACGCTCAGGgccagctggaggagcgtCAGGACATTTACAAAACTGTGACCAACCAGCCCTCACCTGGCTCGTATTTCCCACAAACAGAATCCCAAAGGCACCACTGAGGCAGGAAAGTACTCTTACATTCAATACACTAGCTTCCCTACCAACATTTATGTTTTGGACAGTGGTATTCGAACTAGTCATGAAGCGTTCGGAGGAAGGGCCCAGTGGGGTGCAAACTTTGCCGACGACATTGATCGCGACTTGGGTGGCCATGGAACTGCTGTAGCTAGTATGGCAGCAGCTGTATCTGTCGAATCCACTATTTGGGGTGTCAAGGTTCTGCAACTCAACACCGGAGCTCTCTCCTGGATCATAGCTGGTCTAGAATGGTCCATTAACCATGCCACCGAAAGGAATCAGAAGGCTGTCATTAATATGTCGGTTGGAAGTGGCGCTGTTGATATTTACGATAGATTCATGGAAATTGCTCAGGAGCGAAACATCGTTGTTACTGTGGCTGCTGGAAACAACGACCAGGATGCCTGCCAAAAGTCCCCTGCGAAGTCGTCAAAGGGTAATATCGGAGTCTACACGGTGGGGTCTACAGGAGATGAGGACGTTCAGAGCGGCTTTTCCAACTGGGGCGACTGCGTCACGCTGTTGGCTCCAGGTGAGGGTATCAAGGGAGCATCCAAAGACTCTGATAATGGGTATCTATACTGGACAGGCACCTCCATGTCGGCTCCTATTTTCGCCGGTCTGGTATCCTATTGGATGTCTATCAGTGACTTGGATTACGCCAACCTGGAATACTTGCTCACCCGAAATACCGGTCTTGTCACTGGTCTTAAGGGTAACACTCCCAACATCCTGGCCTGGAATTTGCACACGTAGTGAGTGGACACATATCGTGCTGGCTCACGGTATTAGATCATATGTTACTGAAtagcacaagtacattgtTACAATTGTAATAAAGATAAAtaatatacagtatatactggGTTACCACATTTTCTCGctggccttcttcttcttgttcttcttctccagcatcGCGATGTGGGCCTCATCGTCCGCAACAACCGTATGGGGATGAGTCTTACATGCCTGATAAGTGCAGTAATCAACCGTCTGCAACCATGGGTCATTCCATGCGTCGGAAATGTCGATTCGCTGCAGAGGGTCAACATGCAACATCTGGCCAACCAGCAACCGCACCTCCTGGGGTAGGCGCGAGAAGAGCTTCTCAGCGCCAGAGCCAGGCTGGATATGGGGAGCCAGATTGAGGACAGGGGAAGTACTTTTAACCAGCTTCTCGGGGTTACTGGCCGAGCGACTGTCAGCAGTCTCCAAGAACAATTTGAACGACGAATCCGAGAGCCGGGGAGCCTTCCAAGGGAACTTTCGCATCAACATGCAGCAAAAGACGATTGCGGCAGACCAAATATCGGCAGGGCGTGGGTCGTATTTGACATTCTGGCACACCTCGGGAGCAAGGTATGGATCGGAACCAACGATTCCATAGGCCTCGTGAATGGTGGAAGATTCGGGATACTTGAAGATTGCAACGGAGCCGAAATCGATAATCTTGACAATTCCAGAAGCCGTAATTACACAGTTATCGAGTTTCAGGTCCCGATGAGCAAGACCCATGTCGTGCATGTATTTGATACCGGCCATGATCTGCTTGAAATCGCAGTAAACCTCCTCCCGAGTCATCTTACCGCTCATCACAATTGCGAACAGGTCGTATTCACAGTACTCCATAATCTGGTAAATTTTCTCACCCTCGTAGATGATGTCGACTGTCTCGACAATGTTGTTGTGCTTAAGAGTCAGTCCGATGCAGTACTCGCCACTAATTTTCTTTGAATAATCCTTTTGAGTCTCATAGTTATTCTTGCGGCGGAACTCCTTGACGGCGAAaatcttcttgtccttgttgcGGCTCACCAGACGAacagagcctccagctccctCTCCCAGGGCTTTTCCGGGCTTGGAGTAATGCTTAGTGAGCGAAGTACGTCGGTCGTCGTGCAGAGATCTGATTGCATTGGAGGACGATGAAAAAGTCGATGTGATGGATGACCGGGATGCCGATCGGGCTCGTCCGGACGAAGACAGGGCCTTAAGATTAGGGGTAGAGGAGTGGGATGACTGGGACCCCAAGCTAGAACCCCCCATGGTAGAGTTTGACCCGAGGACCGGCGACTGGGCGGTCGGACTAGAGGCATGGCTGCCATCGGGTGCGGTTCCTGTAACAGCAAATATTTCACCGTTGTCGCTGGGGAGCTTATTGTTGCTAGAATGTCTCCAGGGCTTTTGGAAGAACCGCTTGAGGTCCGAAGTTGATCCGTGAGAGTTGGACAGCGATGCAGATGAGCCCGATGAGGGCAGAGGGCTGTTGGAGGCCATAAGGTCAGCTTGACTGTCTTTTCTCGATCTCGAGAAAAGAGACAGTGACGAAGGGCTCTTGCCGAATGACGAGCCACCTGGActatctcctccagaagatccGCCGAGCGACAGCCGAGACGTATCCACAATGAACCGAGGTTCAATGTCGCACTGCTTTGTGGATGACATGCCTCTCATGAAGGAGGTTCCAGCAATTCCGGGTTGGATACCCTTTGCTTTTCTGGGAGGAGTATCCGAGGCGCTGTTTCCGTTCCACGACTGTTgcgctgctgctggagatgaGCCTCCAAGCGAGAACTGAGCCTTGCCGTGGTTGACGCCGTTGTGGGCCGTTTCCTCTGAGTGTCCTGAAGTGGAGTAGTGACAGGTGTCCTGCGAGGACTGGGAAGTTGAATAGGTCATGTTTGCATCTGTGGGGGCTGGAGATCCGCCTGGTTGCGAGCCCAGCAGTTTGCTCAGCGAAGACATGCCagtggtgtgtgtgttgttgttg
The Yarrowia lipolytica chromosome 1A, complete sequence genome window above contains:
- a CDS encoding uncharacterized protein (Compare to YALI0A10186g, no similarity) is translated as MTKRAAPIHSPMADRVPRRVNVNLPSQLQGDIEITHSSSTTAATPTGQSSTASMSKDGEPKPPASWSTNQAGLSSRVPPKLATSPLKSTSTGSPKISPAKSPLRTAGPRPSAPSGIDTHCYAATEHGTNKSRDALVSEMLWDYLSGNPILHTKVQKVRHDISNLKMEYRNGWHDPKMIMHLFDMAYDDRGKHATDFLHTAGHQLQLIWTFDPTLTRAMEQTGDGMKDIIYCCLAIIKKKRPSLTLSEVVRQIINAMPQRIDGLTKCMNLAVDVAKKPPSPGWEELMIRSSRHGGLLSLRPNESEIVADGLQVLCDSPWPQMECVIIGVVEIVMSKTQNKFTPTQIIQDMMRLIGNSKVSPILGFRNPYQLQCRLQATLLALKFMEPLLFSLPDVKPGKNGKREKNEEARAPIKRHFSEYRPNQLKRSAGPSNATDVHVSLTSVGKPKLISPRKLRTLEIETKLAEMACKRTIRDFTGVTPSVKAVQEQKTVATAPRPRKPAETIPTKLSLEDGETANGAKLLNTHEIARSSTTEFAAESASGVVSQSRKSLFEDSKRFDLSANMSSEQRINEEIGDLLDNVSSNEPLIPPAQTTMAGVPSVPIVERLHAPTSVCIKEESKDIAFRNSAKLSVTDAVAKIAHLQPGVGKYIESIQGHDPHVAKAFLVRLVMSGQVDVGTTLGHVKQLKIRYPRHEFFFSPKDDKLLLQLMRGAGAKPSKLNRLFKRHLSSDIDMRMKFLGYLKTRKDN
- a CDS encoding uncharacterized protein (Compare to YALI0A10208g, similar to uniprot|P09230 Yarrowia lipolytica Alkaline extracellular protease precursor (EC 3.4.21.-) (AEP)), which codes for MKLLSILLWISIGLCAAIPQLENDYAKLLSLMELEKRTMPHEKSEKSENSTIVLFSGKASISEKLAHVGSLVDKGILITKLYDISNNTAGNGVIGYVGSFTQREVQSIEDSDTIIDSVFADTLVYAQGQLEERQDIYKTNPKGTTEAGKYSYIQYTSFPTNIYVLDSGIRTSHEAFGGRAQWGANFADDIDRDLGGHGTAVASMAAAVSVESTIWGVKVLQLNTGALSWIIAGLEWSINHATERNQKAVINMSVGSGAVDIYDRFMEIAQERNIVVTVAAGNNDQDACQKSPAKSSKGNIGVYTVGSTGDEDVQSGFSNWGDCVTLLAPGEGIKGASKDSDNGYLYWTGTSMSAPIFAGLVSYWMSISDLDYANLEYLLTRNTGLVTGLKGNTPNILAWNLHT
- a CDS encoding uncharacterized protein (Compare to YALI0A10230g, similar to uniprot|P22211 Saccharomyces cerevisiae YNL183c NPR1 ser/thr protein kinase), giving the protein MARPSSLPVLALDTMTSVNNNTHTTGMSSLSKLLGSQPGGSPAPTDANMTYSTSQSSQDTCHYSTSGHSEETAHNGVNHGKAQFSLGGSSPAAAQQSWNGNSASDTPPRKAKGIQPGIAGTSFMRGMSSTKQCDIEPRFIVDTSRLSLGGSSGGDSPGGSSFGKSPSSLSLFSRSRKDSQADLMASNSPLPSSGSSASLSNSHGSTSDLKRFFQKPWRHSSNNKLPSDNGEIFAVTGTAPDGSHASSPTAQSPVLGSNSTMGGSSLGSQSSHSSTPNLKALSSSGRARSASRSSITSTFSSSSNAIRSLHDDRRTSLTKHYSKPGKALGEGAGGSVRLVSRNKDKKIFAVKEFRRKNNYETQKDYSKKISGEYCIGLTLKHNNIVETVDIIYEGEKIYQIMEYCEYDLFAIVMSGKMTREEVYCDFKQIMAGIKYMHDMGLAHRDLKLDNCVITASGIVKIIDFGSVAIFKYPESSTIHEAYGIVGSDPYLAPEVCQNVKYDPRPADIWSAAIVFCCMLMRKFPWKAPRLSDSSFKLFLETADSRSASNPEKLVKSTSPVLNLAPHIQPGSGAEKLFSRLPQEVRLLVGQMLHVDPLQRIDISDAWNDPWLQTVDYCTYQACKTHPHTVVADDEAHIAMLEKKNKKKKASEKMW